Proteins encoded together in one Thermococcus gammatolerans EJ3 window:
- a CDS encoding potassium channel family protein encodes MSELDEIRNCLVEMKDLSALMVDLAFSSVLYNSEDIAEEVYLLEEKMDDLTLKVKKLALRAAKSEEDPESLLSIIDLADINERISDAAYAIADIILRDIEPHPIIRRIMEDTEEELGRVTVRPGSVLIGKTLQQLKLPSKIGTRILAIKRGTRYIYNPGKDDVIQEGDVLIAVSPDLDKLRKLAGEEVAEEE; translated from the coding sequence ATGAGTGAGCTCGACGAAATCAGGAACTGCCTCGTGGAGATGAAAGATTTGTCGGCCCTAATGGTTGACCTCGCCTTTTCATCGGTCCTCTACAACAGCGAGGACATAGCGGAGGAGGTCTACCTCCTTGAGGAGAAGATGGACGACCTAACTTTAAAGGTCAAAAAGCTGGCCCTGAGGGCCGCGAAGAGCGAGGAAGACCCCGAGAGCCTTTTGAGCATCATAGATCTGGCCGACATCAACGAGCGCATAAGCGATGCCGCCTACGCGATAGCGGACATAATCCTGCGCGACATCGAGCCCCACCCGATAATAAGAAGGATAATGGAGGACACAGAGGAGGAGCTCGGCCGCGTTACCGTCAGGCCCGGCTCGGTGCTCATAGGCAAAACCCTGCAGCAGCTCAAGCTTCCGAGCAAGATAGGGACGAGGATTCTGGCGATAAAGCGCGGAACTAGGTACATCTACAACCCCGGAAAGGACGACGTGATACAGGAGGGCGACGTTCTCATAGCGGTGAGCCCCGATCTCGACAAGCTCAGGAAGCTCGCCGGGGAAGAAGTGGCAGAAGAGGAGTAA
- a CDS encoding potassium channel family protein: MEEWDEIEVPNNVKDIFVEMKNTAELMVDLAYSSVLFQEKEIAEEVLELEEYLDLLNYHLMVKAVLAARSPKEAEQITAILQMGRAIDEISNAAADLAKMVLEEKLHPVVRDAILESEETIGKVQVSPESILVGKTLEELDLATNTGVWVSAIRRGKRWIFDPDEDTKIMPGDILIGRGTRTALDYLKEIARGILKVMKHE; this comes from the coding sequence AGATGAAGAACACCGCCGAGCTGATGGTTGACCTGGCCTACTCCTCGGTCCTGTTCCAGGAGAAGGAGATAGCGGAGGAAGTCCTTGAGCTCGAGGAGTACCTCGACCTTCTCAACTACCACCTGATGGTTAAGGCAGTGCTCGCGGCGAGGAGCCCGAAGGAGGCCGAGCAGATAACGGCAATTCTCCAGATGGGGAGAGCAATAGACGAGATATCCAACGCGGCCGCCGACCTCGCGAAGATGGTTCTCGAAGAGAAGCTCCATCCGGTGGTGAGGGACGCCATACTCGAAAGCGAGGAGACCATCGGCAAGGTGCAGGTTTCCCCCGAGTCCATACTCGTCGGAAAAACGCTGGAAGAGCTTGACTTGGCAACAAACACCGGCGTTTGGGTGTCTGCGATAAGGAGGGGCAAGCGCTGGATTTTTGACCCCGACGAGGACACCAAGATAATGCCCGGGGACATCCTCATAGGCAGGGGCACGAGGACTGCCCTGGACTACCTGAAGGAGATAGCGAGGGGAATCCTGAAGGTGATGAAACATGAGTGA